In Deltaproteobacteria bacterium, the DNA window TAAAAATAATCATAAGGTCAAACATCATTCCGGCAAAGCCTGTTGTCATAATGGCTAAGGCAATGCCTCCCCGGAAGAATTGCCCCTTTTGGGGCCGGAAAAAGAACGGGGGAAAAAGCCCAAAAAAAAGCCGGATAAAAAAATAGACAAGAAGTAAAAGGACAAAGAGAAGAACAACAACCTTCAGGTTTATCTTTTCAAATTGACTAAACATCCCCCGTAGTGAAGGAGCAAAGACGGCATTCCAGTGAGAAATACTGTAAAACAGTCCCAGGGGAGTGAAATCTGAATTGATCTTCTCACTGCCCCCTTCAATAAAACGGGAGAACCAGTCCTGCCATCCCCGGTGCAGCTTTTTCTCAATATGCCAGGGAACAATCACATTGGCTGCAATATTCCGCTCAGTCAGCCTTTCTATAATCAGGTCCCTGTCAATCGATCTGATTTCCCGGGAGTCTGATGAAAGGAAAAGGTTCCTGCCGTCACCGGGAATCACTCTTATATGAGAAAAGACACTTTCCAGGGTATTGAAAATAGAGCTGTTCAGGTTTCTCAGTTCTTCATTTAAGTAAGTCATAGAACCGGGCAATCGAAGGACAAGTATGCCCCCACTACTTAGTCTTTCTTTTACAAGGGAAAAGAACTCACTGGTAAAGAACCTGTTTGCCTGCAAATTAGAGGGCTCCTCTATCCCTACGAAAATGACGTCGTACTTATGACCTGTTGTTTTAAGTAACAGTCGGCCATCAATATGTTTTATCTTTACCCTACTATCATTCAGTTCCGATTCAGTGAGGGGCGTGGGGAATTTTCTTACAAGACCAAGAATCAAGGGATCAAGTTCTGCATATTCAATGGCTTCTACTGATGGATGTTTTAGCGCCTCATTTATCATGCCCCCTGCTCCTCCGCTCAAGATGAGGAGTTTTGCCGGAGAAGGATGGGCAAGTAGCGGAAGATGAACAAACTCTTCCATTGTTGGGATATCAGGAATGGGCGTGATGAGATTGGGAATACCGTCGATAAAGAAAATGTATTGGCCCTCATTTTCCAGAACGCATATATTGCCGTATGGCGAGTTCTGGTAATGAACGACATTCTGGTTTTTCCATTGCGCCTTGATTGAATAATGATGCAGCTCAATCGCCTTGCCGGCAAAGAGTAAATAGCCTGAAAAAAGGATAAGCAGACTCAATACAGCGAGGACTGTTTTTTGAAATAGTCCGCTAAGCCGGGAAGGAGCCAGTAAAACAAGACATACTATAAAGTTCAACAGAGCGAGCCCTGTAGCTGCCTGAAAACTATTAAAATAGGGAACCAGGAGATAGGTGCAGGCAATGCCGCCCATAATGGTGCCCACCGTCTCATAGACATAAACCCTGCCCACAGAAGATGCGCCGGGGGATGCGTTGACGCTGGAAAAGAGGGAATAAATG includes these proteins:
- a CDS encoding fused MFS/spermidine synthase, encoding MKKRFSAAILVMGFSGLVAQILLLRELLIVFSGNELCIGIILANWLILEAFGSYILGRRAEQSQYKLEAFTLITILFSLSLPIAIYLTRILKGVMGISIGESIGFLPMLYSSFLVLSVVSILHGALFTYSCRIYSLFSSVNASPGASSVGRVYVYETVGTIMGGIACTYLLVPYFNSFQAATGLALLNFIVCLVLLAPSRLSGLFQKTVLAVLSLLILFSGYLLFAGKAIELHHYSIKAQWKNQNVVHYQNSPYGNICVLENEGQYIFFIDGIPNLITPIPDIPTMEEFVHLPLLAHPSPAKLLILSGGAGGMINEALKHPSVEAIEYAELDPLILGLVRKFPTPLTESELNDSRVKIKHIDGRLLLKTTGHKYDVIFVGIEEPSNLQANRFFTSEFFSLVKERLSSGGILVLRLPGSMTYLNEELRNLNSSIFNTLESVFSHIRVIPGDGRNLFLSSDSREIRSIDRDLIIERLTERNIAANVIVPWHIEKKLHRGWQDWFSRFIEGGSEKINSDFTPLGLFYSISHWNAVFAPSLRGMFSQFEKINLKVVVLLFVLLLLVYFFIRLFFGLFPPFFFRPQKGQFFRGGIALAIMTTGFAGMMFDLMIIFTFQSIYGYVFSWIGILVAAFMAGAACGAMLITTLLERIKNYFKVFINIELAIIGFSIAFPFLFLAVPTYRGSPEVFFYFKMLFLLISFISGFLTGSQFPLANKLYLKYRGSLSETAGLLYASDLLGGWFGGIAGAVVLLPVLGLGDTCITVGLLKLTSFTVIATRRDRHLAEGEK